A genomic region of Corticium candelabrum chromosome 6, ooCorCand1.1, whole genome shotgun sequence contains the following coding sequences:
- the LOC134181508 gene encoding THAP domain-containing protein 10-like, giving the protein MVKRCVAAGCSNSHSDQVSLFSFPQDPVLRKRWTEAVQRTRDKWNGPSRYSVLCSDHFTEDCFETDHLLASSFGIARRARLKPDVVPTHFVRANLRTGASGSSAMSLERTRKRTSTGGESELTSKRGAYEKRQRARLLQEIVSTPKHLWKEKQKWNLLGKTVKTMRVRRVQLMQILVYRQYAYRIFHADPQ; this is encoded by the exons ATGGTGAAGCGATGTGTTGCGGCTGGCTGTTCTAACTCACACAGCGACCAAGTCAGCTTGTTTTCTTTCCCACAAGACCCAGTTCTTCGAAAGCGATGGACAGAAGCAGTACAGAGGACTAGAGACAAATGGAATGGGCCTTCACGGTATTCGGTTCTATGCAGCGACCACTTTACAGAGGACTGTTTCGAAACCGATCATCTTTTGGCCTCATCGTTTGGCATCGCCAGGCGAGCACGCCTGAAGCCAGACGTCGTTCCAACGCATTTTGTCAGAGCGAATTTGAGAACAGGCGCCTCTGGATCGTCAGCTATGTCTTTGGAACGAACACGGAAACGAACGTCCACTGGCGGTGAGAGTGAGTTGACAAGCAAGAGGGGAGCATATGAGAAGAGACAAAGAGCTAGG CTTCTACAGGAAATTGTCAGCACTCCAAAGCACCTGTggaaagagaaacagaaatgGAATCTACTTGGCAAGACAGTGAAGACAATGAGAGTGAGAAGAGTGCAACTCATGCAGATATTGGTGTACAGGCAGTATGCCTACAGGATATTCCACGCAGATCCACAGTAA
- the LOC134180762 gene encoding uncharacterized protein LOC134180762 gives MEEEHSPSQSSIDSASLDLSYSRSSLNSSSSDTFQEEIIASGGIVEPYQYEPVESENRSSSHSPANDGTQNDERLQNLDWCSCGQCEVMPTVDECVCCCEYDNIERKLEESVTSCKCITEHEGFEPVCLNVWVLQTAYFQYQQERGHDDEDETPQE, from the exons ATGGAGGAAGAACATAGTCCAAGTCAATCTAGCATCGACTCTGCCAGCTTAGATTTGAGTTACAGCAGGTCGTCGTTGAATAGCAGTAGTTCCGACACATTTCAGGAGGAAATTATAGCTTCTGGAGGCATTGTAGAGCCTTACCAGTACGAGCCTGTGGAAAGCGAAAACCGCTCATCTTCTCACAGTCCGGCCAATGATGGCACGCAAAACGATGAAAGACTTCAGAATTTAGACTG GTGCAGCTGTGGACAGTGCGAAGTTATGCCTACAGTAGATGAATGTGTGTGCTGTTGCGAGTATGACAACATTGAAAGGAAACTGGAAGAAAGtgtaacatcatgcaagtgTATCACAGAGCACGAAGGATTTGAACCAGTCTGCCTGAATGTGTGGGTCCTTCAAACAGCGTACTTTCAATATCAGCAGGAGCGTGGtcatgatgatgaagatgaaactCCACAGGAGTAA